A single window of Solanum dulcamara chromosome 5, daSolDulc1.2, whole genome shotgun sequence DNA harbors:
- the LOC129888697 gene encoding uncharacterized protein LOC129888697, producing the protein MLSDTVKENASVADSIVTEWKNERGNFDGLDSPSFRVNEDTSRSRAEEHTISCPQIGISSAIGKGKLYGVRYFVIKSLNHENIQLSVNKGIWATQAMNEAILDEAFHNSGKVILIFSVNMSGYFQGYAQMISSVGLRRDQVWSQGNGGRNPWGRSFEVNWLRLYDLPFQRTLHLKNPWNQYKPVKISRDCQELPPDIGEALCELLDGLDALDVNLKMDIYARNDLSSKRSYVEPSPHLGDQDCNASLMPNGTMFYPSLLYQHHIDASRLYVAPQRINGVFSAEESAIASGESKSRQSRHSQRNRSLANLHVDTDVGPQINTWGLPAERSPLASNLTEDDILEMTYEEYLEAYSRGSKRSPHPVSGPSRSSQRSLVSEENCDDSQSGCSSKKRRSH; encoded by the exons ATGTTGTCAGATACTGTAAAAGAAAATGCATCTGTAGCTGATTCCATAGTGACCGAATGGAAAAATGAAAGAGGGAATTTTGACGGACTAG ATAGTCCAAGCTTCAGAGTAAATGAGGATACCAGCCGTTCTAGAGCAGAGGAGCACACAATTTCATGTCCGCAGATTGGAATTTCAAGTGCAATTGGAAAGGGTAAACTCTACGGTGTAAGATATTTTGTAATCAAGAGTTTGAACCATGAAAATATCCAATTATCAGTAAACAAAGGGATTTGGGCTACTCAAGCCATGAATGAGGCCATTTTGGACGAAGCATTTCAT AATTCCGGCAAGGTGATACTAATATTCAGTGTCAACATGAGTGGTTACTTTCAAGGATACGCCCAAATGATTTCTTCTGTTGGTTTGAGAAGAGACCAAGTTTGGAGTCAAGGAAATGGTGGACGTAATCCTTGGGGTCGAAGCTTTGAAGTGAATTGGCTGCGATTGTATGATTTGCCTTTCCAAAGAACTCTTCACCTTAAGAATCCATGGAATCAATACAAACCAGTCAAAATTAGTAGAGATTGTCAG GAGCTACCTCCAGATATTGGTGAAGCTTTATGTGAGCTCCTTGATGGACTGGATGCTTTGGATGTTAATTTGAAAAT GGATATATATGCAAGGAATGATCTCTCTTCTAAAAGGTCATATGTAGAGCCTTCACCGCATCTTGGAGATCAAGACTGTAATGCATCTCTGATGCCTAATGGGACCATGTTTTATCCCTCTTTACTCTACCAACATCATATTGATGCTAGTAGACTTTACGTAGCACCTCAGAGAATAAATGGTGTATTTTCTGCTGAGGAGTCGGCCATTGCATCAGGGGAATCAAAGTCAAGACAGTCAAGGCATTCACAGAGGAATAGAAGCCTTGCTAATCTTCATGTAGACACTGATGTGGGTCCTCAAATTAACACGTGGGGCTTGCCAGCAGAAAGGAGCCCACTTGCTAGTAATTTAACTGAAGATGACATTCTTGAAATG ACATATGAAGAGTATCTTGAAGCTTATAGCAGAGGCAGCAAAAGATCGCCCCACCCT GTTTCAGGACCATCACGGAGTTCACAAAGGTCATTAGTCAGTGAAGAAAATTGTGATGATTC GCAATCAGGTTGCAGTTCGAAGAAAAGGAGAAGTCACTAA
- the LOC129888698 gene encoding uncharacterized protein LOC129888698, whose protein sequence is MENGEGTNGKRIRAEDVICKIKDDGDFDKLRIKIVRRMKENVELRNSIIATVKESAALNRPGAENMKLRQLSDAIYQEVGDKVMGKISDDLWNTIRTGDDIQMEITQTVQSVYNKLLNPQLNEAGELATHSDLQPAQNRVESNGHIAVSDSGIDATFSVEAEPSEPPGFARLSSNQNSKSDHKESPKKEAEIPVPSNGKSRETHAQSEKNCSLDPLVPNSVDVVAPPGYAIGTKEKNPDDANDEDPEVPPGFG, encoded by the exons atggaGAATGGTGAAGGAACGAATGGGAAAAGGATAAGGGCTGAAGATGTTATATGTAAGATCAAAGACGATGGCGATTTCGATAAACTTCGAATCAAAATTGTCCGCAGAATGAAGGAAAAT GTAGAGTTGCGAAATAGCATAATAGCAACAGTGAAAGAATCAGCAGCACTTAACCGTCCAGGTGCAGAAAATATGAAACTAAGGCAACTGTCCGATGCTATATATCAAGAAGTTGG GGACAAAGTCATGGGCAAAATTTCAGATGATTTGTGGAATACAATCAGAACCGGTGATGACATTCAAATGGAGATAACCCAAACGGTTCAATCAGTTTACAATAAGTTGTTGAACCCACAGCTAAATGAAGCTGGTGAATTGGCCACTCATTCAGACTTGCAGCCAGCTCAAAATAGAGTTGAAAGTAATGGACATATTGCTGTTTCGGACAGTGGTATTGATGCCACATTTTCTGTTGAGGCGGAGCCAAGTGAACCTCCTGGTTTTGCCCGACTAAGTTCAAATCAGAACAGCAAAAGTGACCATAAGGAATCACCAAAAAAAGAGGCGGAAATTCCTGTTCCTTCTAATGGAAAATCAAGAGAAACACATGCCCAGTCAGAGAAAAATTGCTCACTTGACCCTTTGGTACCCAACAGTGTGGATGTGGTTGCGCCACCTGGCTATGCTATAGGCACGAAAGAGAAGAATCCAGATGATGCTAATGATGAAGATCCTGAAGTGCCTCCAGGATTTGGCTGA
- the LOC129888696 gene encoding PGR5-like protein 1B, chloroplastic isoform X2 has product MATKFGFSLTTSTHLFHAPFRKKHKFSPPLQGASKVELISFGGRKLSIRRRLLVLSPKATTDQPGQLKEDEFEDGKILQYCSFDGKGKKSLGEMEQEFLQALQSFYYEGKAIMSNEEFDNLKEELMWEGSSVVMLSPDEQRFLEVSMAYVSGNPIMTDKEYDKLKMKLKRDGSDIVVEGPRCSLRSRKVYSDLSVDYLKMFLLNVPAAVVALGLGLVQIVEQRILPSLVQYYRYLMGVPATKYNVQVVGRTWSMIQRRV; this is encoded by the exons ATGGCCACCAAATTTGGGTTCAGTTTAACAACAAGCACTCACCTTTTTCATGCtccttttagaaaaaaacacAAATTTTCTCCTCCTTTACAAGGTGCTTCAAAGGTTGAATTGATTAGTTTTGGTGGAAGAAAGTTATCGATACGACGAAGGCTATTGGTTCTATCTCCTAAGGCCACTACTGATCAGCCAG GTCAGCTAAAGGAGGATGAGTTTGAAGATGGTAAAATCTTGCAGTATTGTAGCTTTGATGGGAAAGGAAAGAAGTCTCTTGGGGAAATGGAGCAAGAGTTTCTTCAAGCATTACAA TCATTCTATTATGAAGGAAAGGCTATCATGTCAAACGAGGAGTTCGATAACCTTAAGGAAGAATTAATGTGGGAAGGGAGCAGCGTCGTTATGCTAA GCCCAGATGAACAGAGATTTCTCGAAGTTTCTATGGCTTATGTATCTGGAAATCCAATTATGACTGATAAAGAGTATGACAAGCTGAAGATGAAACTTAAG AGGGATGGCAGTGATATTGTGGTTGAGGGTCCAAGGTGCAGTCTTCGAAGTAGAAAG GTTTATAGTGACCTTTCTGTTGATTATCTAAAGATGTTCTTGTTAAATGTTCCTGCTGCTGTTGTTGCTCTTGGATT GGGCCTTGTCCAAATTGTGGAACAGAGAATACTTCCTTCTTTGGTACAATATTATCGGTATCTAATGGGGGTTCCAGCAACAAAGTACAATGTTCAGG TTGTGGGACGGACTTGGTCTATGATTCAGAGACGCGTTTGA
- the LOC129888696 gene encoding PGR5-like protein 1B, chloroplastic isoform X1, which translates to MATKFGFSLTTSTHLFHAPFRKKHKFSPPLQGASKVELISFGGRKLSIRRRLLVLSPKATTDQPGQLKEDEFEDGKILQYCSFDGKGKKSLGEMEQEFLQALQSFYYEGKAIMSNEEFDNLKEELMWEGSSVVMLSPDEQRFLEVSMAYVSGNPIMTDKEYDKLKMKLKRDGSDIVVEGPRCSLRSRKVYSDLSVDYLKMFLLNVPAAVVALGLFFFLDDLTGFEITYLLELPEPFSFIFTWFFALPLILWLSFTITNAIVKDFLILKGPCPNCGTENTSFFGTILSVSNGGSSNKVQCSGCGTDLVYDSETRLITLPEGSSE; encoded by the exons ATGGCCACCAAATTTGGGTTCAGTTTAACAACAAGCACTCACCTTTTTCATGCtccttttagaaaaaaacacAAATTTTCTCCTCCTTTACAAGGTGCTTCAAAGGTTGAATTGATTAGTTTTGGTGGAAGAAAGTTATCGATACGACGAAGGCTATTGGTTCTATCTCCTAAGGCCACTACTGATCAGCCAG GTCAGCTAAAGGAGGATGAGTTTGAAGATGGTAAAATCTTGCAGTATTGTAGCTTTGATGGGAAAGGAAAGAAGTCTCTTGGGGAAATGGAGCAAGAGTTTCTTCAAGCATTACAA TCATTCTATTATGAAGGAAAGGCTATCATGTCAAACGAGGAGTTCGATAACCTTAAGGAAGAATTAATGTGGGAAGGGAGCAGCGTCGTTATGCTAA GCCCAGATGAACAGAGATTTCTCGAAGTTTCTATGGCTTATGTATCTGGAAATCCAATTATGACTGATAAAGAGTATGACAAGCTGAAGATGAAACTTAAG AGGGATGGCAGTGATATTGTGGTTGAGGGTCCAAGGTGCAGTCTTCGAAGTAGAAAG GTTTATAGTGACCTTTCTGTTGATTATCTAAAGATGTTCTTGTTAAATGTTCCTGCTGCTGTTGTTGCTCTTGGATT GTTTTTCTTCCTAGACGATTTAACTGGATTCGAGATCACATATCTTTTGGAG CTTCCAGAGCCATTCAGTTTCATTTTCACATGGTTTTTTGCTTTGCCCTTGATATTATGGCTATCCTTTACAATCACAAACGCCATTGTTAAAGATTTTCTGATCTTAAAG GGGCCTTGTCCAAATTGTGGAACAGAGAATACTTCCTTCTTTGGTACAATATTATCGGTATCTAATGGGGGTTCCAGCAACAAAGTACAATGTTCAGG TTGTGGGACGGACTTGGTCTATGATTCAGAGACGCGTTTGATCACATTGCCTGAAGGAAGTAGTGAATGA